In the genome of Sphingomonas sp. BT-65, one region contains:
- a CDS encoding glycoside hydrolase family 43 protein, whose protein sequence is MRFGLKSLAFGVALLASGTACAQNPIVPGWYADPEIRVFGDRYWIYPTYSDHAETPDVSPHFSEKQKELRNRKAVRPSYHFQTFFNAFSSPDLIHWTRHDHVLDVANVAWAAYAVWAPSAIEKDGKYYLFFGANDIQSDDQLGGIGVAISDRPDGPFKDAIGKPLISAFHNGAQPIDQFVFRDDDGQHYLFYGGWGHCNVVRLGDDLTSLQPFPDGSRFKEITPKGYVEGAFMLKRKGVYYLMWSEGGWTGPDYSVAYAMGSSPTGPFKPMGKVLQQDFKIARGAGHHSVVNVPGTDDWYIAYHRRPLGETRGERRQLAIDRMIFNADGTIAPVRMTNKGVEARPLPARPEKGGRAK, encoded by the coding sequence GTGCGGTTCGGTCTGAAATCACTGGCTTTTGGCGTGGCGCTATTGGCGAGCGGCACGGCTTGCGCGCAGAACCCGATCGTTCCTGGCTGGTATGCCGACCCGGAAATCCGTGTCTTCGGCGATCGCTACTGGATCTATCCGACCTATTCGGACCATGCCGAAACGCCCGATGTCTCGCCGCATTTCAGCGAGAAGCAGAAGGAATTGCGGAACCGGAAGGCGGTGCGGCCTTCCTATCATTTCCAGACCTTCTTCAACGCCTTCTCGTCGCCTGACCTCATCCACTGGACCAGGCACGACCATGTGCTCGATGTCGCGAATGTCGCCTGGGCCGCCTATGCCGTTTGGGCGCCGTCGGCGATCGAGAAGGACGGCAAATATTATCTCTTCTTCGGCGCCAACGACATCCAGTCGGACGATCAGCTCGGCGGCATCGGGGTCGCGATCAGCGACCGCCCGGACGGGCCGTTCAAGGATGCGATCGGCAAGCCGCTGATCAGTGCGTTCCACAACGGCGCGCAGCCGATCGACCAGTTCGTCTTCCGCGACGACGATGGGCAGCATTACCTCTTTTATGGCGGCTGGGGCCATTGCAACGTCGTGCGCCTCGGCGACGACCTGACCTCGCTTCAGCCCTTTCCGGACGGTAGCAGGTTCAAGGAAATCACGCCGAAGGGCTATGTCGAGGGCGCTTTCATGCTGAAGCGCAAGGGCGTCTATTATCTGATGTGGTCGGAGGGCGGCTGGACCGGCCCCGATTATTCGGTCGCCTATGCGATGGGATCGTCCCCGACCGGCCCGTTCAAGCCGATGGGCAAGGTTCTTCAGCAGGATTTCAAGATCGCGCGCGGGGCAGGGCATCATTCGGTGGTCAATGTGCCGGGCACCGACGACTGGTATATCGCCTATCACCGCCGACCACTTGGCGAGACGCGTGGCGAGCGGCGCCAGCTTGCGATCGACCGCATGATCTTCAACGCCGACGGGACGATCGCGCCGGTGAGAATGACCAATAAGGGCGTTGAAGCGCGCCCGCTGCCGGCGCGTCCGGAAAAGGGGGGAAGGGCGAAGTGA
- a CDS encoding GH92 family glycosyl hydrolase: protein MKTIRKAALAAAANALVLTSLGTPAALAQSSQGSGQVALADLVNPLMGTDSSFRLSYGNTYPAVAVPFGMNSWTPVTGEPGNGWGYTYDGEKISGIKQTHQPSPWMNDYAAFALMAETGPVKVKQQERGSWFSHKAEVARPYSYKVYLADYDVTAEVTPTTRAAQFRFTFPESDAAHILLDGLAGGSMVKVDAQNRRVTGYVRNNRGGVPDNFHSYFVAEFDRDFEVARTWAGDNQPTNELAREGDHVGAVLSFKTKKGDKVHVRVASSFISPEQALRNLRTEIGNDSFDTTQAKAKAAWEKELSRIRVTDPDPEKVRTFYSALYRMLQFPRIFCEKDAAGKIVHYSPYDGKMHDGYMFTDNGFWDTWRAVFPFFALMYPELDSQIMQGLVNTYKQGGWLPEWASPGYRDVMIGSNSANLIADAYFNGVRGFDVETLYEAMIKNATTSQGRPKDKAGKVIGAVGREGVEYYNRLGYVPYDVGINENAARTLEYATADFSIAQLAKALGKEADAKKYGTQALNYRKLYDKESGWIRGRNQDGSWATPFNPYKWGDAFTEGNALHYSWAVMQDVHGLMELMGGRQKFVERLDAIFTTPPIFDESYYGQVIHEIREMQIVDMGQYAHGNQPIQHMPYLYNWAGAPWKTQHHVRDIMAKLYSSAPDGYPGDEDNGQTSAWYVFSALGFYPVTSATGEYAIGSPLFRKAVLTLPNDKTLTINAANNSAANVYLQSVTLGGKPHAKTYFTHRALSQGGTVDFVMGAKPNRQWGSAPADAPFSISVPSK, encoded by the coding sequence GTGAAGACAATCCGGAAAGCGGCGCTGGCCGCGGCCGCGAACGCGCTCGTGCTGACCAGCCTGGGCACGCCGGCAGCGCTCGCACAGTCCTCGCAAGGAAGCGGGCAGGTTGCCCTCGCCGATCTGGTCAATCCGCTGATGGGTACCGATTCAAGCTTTCGCCTCTCCTACGGCAACACCTATCCCGCGGTCGCGGTGCCGTTCGGCATGAACAGCTGGACCCCGGTGACGGGCGAGCCGGGGAATGGCTGGGGCTATACCTATGACGGCGAGAAGATCAGCGGCATCAAGCAGACCCACCAGCCGAGCCCGTGGATGAACGACTATGCCGCCTTCGCGCTGATGGCGGAAACCGGACCGGTCAAGGTCAAGCAGCAGGAGCGCGGCAGCTGGTTCAGCCACAAGGCCGAGGTGGCGCGTCCCTACTCCTACAAGGTCTATCTCGCCGACTATGACGTGACCGCGGAGGTTACCCCCACCACGCGCGCCGCGCAGTTCCGCTTCACCTTTCCCGAGAGCGACGCCGCGCACATCCTGCTCGACGGTCTCGCAGGCGGGTCGATGGTCAAGGTCGATGCGCAGAACCGCCGGGTCACCGGCTATGTCCGCAACAATCGCGGCGGTGTGCCCGACAATTTCCACAGCTATTTCGTCGCCGAGTTCGACCGCGATTTCGAGGTCGCACGCACCTGGGCGGGCGACAACCAGCCGACGAACGAACTGGCGCGCGAGGGCGACCACGTCGGCGCAGTGCTGAGCTTCAAGACCAAGAAGGGCGACAAGGTTCATGTCCGCGTCGCCTCGTCGTTCATCAGCCCCGAGCAGGCGCTGCGCAACCTGCGCACCGAGATCGGGAACGACAGCTTCGACACCACGCAGGCCAAGGCGAAGGCCGCATGGGAAAAGGAATTGTCGCGCATCCGCGTGACCGATCCCGACCCTGAAAAGGTCCGCACCTTCTATTCGGCGCTGTACCGGATGCTGCAATTCCCGCGCATCTTCTGCGAGAAGGACGCGGCCGGAAAGATCGTCCACTACAGCCCGTATGACGGCAAGATGCATGACGGCTACATGTTCACCGACAACGGCTTCTGGGACACGTGGCGCGCGGTCTTCCCCTTCTTCGCGCTGATGTATCCCGAGCTCGACAGCCAGATCATGCAGGGGCTGGTCAACACCTACAAGCAGGGCGGCTGGCTGCCCGAATGGGCGAGCCCCGGCTATCGCGACGTGATGATCGGGTCGAACTCGGCGAACCTGATCGCCGACGCATATTTCAACGGCGTGCGCGGCTTCGATGTCGAGACGCTGTACGAAGCGATGATCAAGAATGCGACGACCAGCCAGGGCCGGCCGAAAGACAAGGCGGGCAAGGTCATCGGCGCGGTCGGGCGCGAGGGTGTCGAATATTATAACCGGCTCGGCTACGTCCCCTATGACGTGGGCATCAACGAGAATGCCGCGCGCACGCTCGAATATGCGACCGCCGACTTCTCGATTGCTCAGCTTGCCAAGGCGCTCGGCAAGGAGGCCGATGCGAAGAAATATGGCACGCAGGCGCTGAATTACCGCAAGCTCTATGACAAGGAGAGCGGCTGGATCCGCGGCCGCAATCAGGACGGAAGCTGGGCGACGCCGTTCAACCCCTACAAATGGGGCGATGCGTTCACCGAGGGCAATGCGCTCCACTATAGCTGGGCGGTGATGCAGGACGTCCACGGGCTGATGGAGCTGATGGGCGGACGGCAGAAATTCGTCGAGCGGCTCGACGCGATCTTCACCACGCCGCCGATCTTCGACGAAAGCTATTACGGGCAGGTGATCCACGAGATCCGCGAAATGCAGATCGTCGACATGGGGCAATATGCCCATGGCAACCAGCCGATTCAGCACATGCCCTATCTCTATAATTGGGCGGGTGCGCCGTGGAAGACGCAGCATCATGTGCGCGACATTATGGCCAAGCTCTATTCGTCGGCGCCCGACGGCTATCCGGGCGACGAGGACAATGGCCAGACCTCGGCCTGGTATGTTTTCTCGGCGCTCGGCTTCTATCCGGTGACGTCGGCGACGGGCGAATATGCGATCGGCAGCCCGCTGTTCCGGAAGGCGGTGCTGACGCTGCCCAACGACAAGACGCTGACGATCAACGCCGCGAACAACAGCGCCGCGAACGTCTACCTCCAATCGGTGACGCTCGGCGGGAAGCCGCATGCGAAGACCTATTTCACGCATCGCGCGCTGTCGCAGGGAGGAACGGTCGATTTCGTGATGGGCGCCAAGCCCAACAGGCAATGGGGCAGCGCGCCCGCCGATGCGCCCTTCTCGATCAGCGTGCCATCGAAGTGA
- a CDS encoding glycoside hydrolase family 125 protein, with protein MRMNRREIMASAGALTLAAALPAAARAAFASKRPAPAQRAFTSPAIEAEITRVKAKIADPELAWLFENCYPNTLDTTVQTGTLNGRPDTFVITGDIEAMWLRDSSAQVQPYIHLVAKDAKLKRLFQGLIQRQARYILIDPYANAFDKDPTAPSKLEWSKTDKTEMKPGVAERKWEIDSLCYPMRLSHEYWTRTRDKAPFDETWSRAMKLAVDTFRVQQRKDGPGPYRFQRPALQPTDSVMLSGYGSPTKKIGLIHSMFRPSDDACLYPFLIPSNLFAVSVLRKIAVVHREARGDTAAASDAEALANEVEAALKAHALVPDGKGGQVWAYEIDGFGNWVFMDDANVPSLSGLPLIDVVDRNDPLFRRTEALAWSERNPYFFKGRAAEGIGGPHIGLDMIWPMSIITRAMNADDDATILQCLRWLKTTHGGTGFMHESFHKDDPANFTRSWFAWANALFGQLIVEIADKRPALLARPL; from the coding sequence ATGCGCATGAATCGCCGCGAGATCATGGCCAGCGCCGGCGCGCTCACGCTGGCCGCTGCCTTGCCTGCCGCCGCGCGTGCCGCCTTCGCCAGCAAGCGGCCCGCACCCGCGCAGCGCGCCTTCACCAGCCCGGCGATCGAGGCGGAGATTACGCGGGTCAAGGCGAAGATCGCAGATCCCGAGCTCGCCTGGCTGTTCGAGAATTGCTACCCGAACACGCTCGACACGACGGTGCAGACCGGGACGCTCAATGGCCGCCCCGACACCTTCGTCATCACCGGCGACATCGAGGCGATGTGGCTGCGCGACAGCTCGGCGCAGGTGCAGCCCTATATCCATCTCGTCGCCAAGGACGCGAAGCTCAAGCGGCTGTTCCAGGGGCTGATCCAGCGGCAGGCGCGCTACATCCTGATCGACCCGTACGCCAATGCGTTCGACAAGGATCCGACCGCGCCGTCGAAGCTCGAATGGTCGAAGACCGACAAGACCGAGATGAAGCCCGGTGTCGCCGAGCGGAAATGGGAGATCGACTCGCTCTGCTATCCGATGCGGCTCAGCCACGAATATTGGACGCGCACGCGCGACAAGGCGCCGTTCGACGAGACTTGGTCGCGCGCGATGAAGCTCGCGGTCGACACCTTCCGCGTCCAGCAGCGTAAGGACGGGCCGGGGCCCTATCGTTTCCAGCGACCGGCACTCCAGCCCACCGACAGCGTGATGCTGAGCGGCTATGGTTCGCCGACGAAGAAGATCGGGCTGATCCACTCAATGTTCCGTCCGTCGGACGATGCGTGCCTCTATCCCTTCCTGATCCCGTCGAACCTGTTCGCGGTGTCGGTGCTGCGCAAGATCGCGGTCGTCCACCGTGAGGCGCGCGGCGACACGGCGGCGGCGAGCGATGCCGAGGCGTTGGCGAATGAGGTCGAGGCCGCGCTCAAGGCGCATGCGCTGGTTCCCGACGGCAAGGGCGGCCAAGTCTGGGCCTATGAGATCGACGGCTTCGGCAATTGGGTGTTCATGGACGACGCCAATGTGCCGAGCCTGTCGGGCCTGCCGCTGATCGATGTGGTCGACCGCAACGATCCGCTCTTCCGCCGTACCGAGGCGCTCGCCTGGTCGGAGCGCAACCCCTATTTCTTCAAGGGCAGGGCAGCCGAGGGGATCGGCGGTCCGCATATCGGCCTCGACATGATCTGGCCGATGTCGATCATTACGCGAGCAATGAATGCCGACGATGATGCGACGATCCTCCAGTGCCTGCGCTGGCTGAAGACGACGCATGGCGGCACCGGCTTCATGCATGAGAGCTTCCACAAGGACGATCCGGCCAACTTCACGCGCAGTTGGTTTGCCTGGGCCAATGCGCTGTTCGGCCAGTTGATCGTCGAGATTGCCGACAAGCGCCCGGCATTGCTGGCGCGGCCGCTGTGA